In one Thermanaerovibrio velox DSM 12556 genomic region, the following are encoded:
- a CDS encoding TatD family hydrolase, whose product MEVFLPLFFDSHCHWNDGSIDAQEVLRQAERCVEASVGAVLVAGYDVESSVRGAELARKGVGAVSVLASAGLHPHDASQWGRGVMEDLVGLLEMPHVRALGEIGLDFWYYNSPRDRQLECFEAQLQLAEDLKKPVILHIRDGKEPEDRAFPLAFDVLRGFAGSGDVKGVLHCFSGGVAEARRGLDLGFMISFAGPLTYPKSEESRRVCSYVPSDMLLLETDSPYLAPRSRRGKRNEPAYVVEVYHEAAKVRGVDVDTLGRLVWSNGERLFGPIPKGVSGAVGGGEAREL is encoded by the coding sequence ATGGAGGTGTTTCTTCCCTTGTTCTTCGATAGTCATTGTCATTGGAACGACGGTTCCATTGATGCCCAGGAGGTCCTTCGGCAGGCGGAGCGGTGTGTTGAGGCCTCGGTGGGGGCGGTTTTGGTGGCCGGTTATGACGTGGAGTCCTCCGTCAGGGGTGCGGAGCTTGCCCGCAAGGGGGTTGGAGCCGTGTCGGTGCTTGCCTCTGCGGGGTTGCATCCCCATGACGCCTCCCAATGGGGTAGGGGGGTCATGGAGGACCTAGTGGGGCTGCTCGAGATGCCTCATGTGAGGGCCTTGGGGGAGATCGGGCTGGACTTTTGGTACTACAACTCTCCCCGGGATAGGCAGTTGGAGTGTTTTGAGGCCCAGCTTCAGCTGGCGGAGGACCTTAAGAAGCCGGTGATACTTCACATAAGGGACGGCAAGGAGCCTGAGGACCGGGCTTTCCCCTTGGCGTTTGACGTCTTGAGGGGTTTCGCCGGGTCCGGGGATGTCAAGGGGGTTCTCCACTGCTTCTCCGGCGGTGTAGCGGAGGCCCGCAGGGGTTTGGACCTGGGGTTCATGATCTCCTTCGCAGGGCCCTTGACGTACCCCAAGTCAGAGGAGAGCCGTCGGGTTTGTTCTTACGTGCCCTCCGACATGCTGCTCTTGGAGACCGACTCCCCGTACCTGGCCCCAAGGTCCAGGAGGGGCAAGAGGAACGAGCCCGCATACGTGGTGGAGGTTTATCATGAGGCGGCCAAGGTCCGGGGGGTTGACGTGGACACCCTGGGGCGGCTGGTCTGGTCCAACGGGGAGAGGCTGTTCGGTCCCATCCCCAAGGGTGTCTCTGGTGCGGTCGGTGGAGGTGAGGCCCGTGAGCTTTAA
- the tgt gene encoding tRNA guanosine(34) transglycosylase Tgt, whose translation MSFKVVAQCPVTGARAGELVTSHGVVRTPVFMPVGTQATVKAMAPFELKAIGAQIILGNTYHLFLRPGEDLVEKAGGLHRFMNWDRPILTDSGGFQVFSLAELRTLSDDGVVFRSHLDGKRHLMTPERAVAIQEKLGSDIAMCFDECVKYPSSYEYSMEAMKRTIRWARRCREAHGRQDQLLFGIVQGSVFEDQRLMCAEALMEMDFPGYSIGGLSVGESHQEMYRILDCLKGVLPQQKPRYLMGVGHPSNLMEGISRGVDMFDCVLPTRNGRNGTVFTSRGKLNVKNLSLAEDFTPLDPECSCYACRNFSRAYIRHLYKAGEILAMRLCTWHNLHFLVSLVEGARRAIIEGTFPEYKERFLRVFEGDSADG comes from the coding sequence GTGAGCTTTAAGGTCGTAGCTCAGTGTCCGGTGACCGGTGCCAGGGCGGGGGAGCTTGTGACGTCCCACGGGGTCGTCCGGACCCCGGTGTTCATGCCGGTTGGTACCCAGGCCACCGTGAAGGCCATGGCTCCCTTTGAGCTCAAGGCCATAGGGGCCCAGATAATACTTGGGAACACCTATCACCTGTTCTTGAGGCCCGGGGAGGACTTGGTGGAGAAGGCGGGGGGGCTGCACCGGTTCATGAACTGGGACAGGCCGATACTTACCGACAGCGGGGGGTTCCAGGTGTTCTCCCTGGCGGAGCTGAGGACCTTGAGCGACGACGGGGTGGTTTTCAGGTCCCATCTGGACGGCAAGAGGCATCTGATGACCCCGGAGCGGGCGGTGGCGATCCAGGAGAAGCTCGGCAGCGACATCGCCATGTGTTTTGACGAGTGCGTCAAGTACCCATCCAGCTATGAATACTCCATGGAGGCCATGAAGAGGACCATCCGGTGGGCTAGGCGCTGCAGGGAGGCCCATGGGCGCCAAGACCAGCTCTTGTTCGGCATAGTTCAGGGCAGCGTCTTCGAGGACCAGCGGCTCATGTGTGCGGAGGCCCTGATGGAGATGGACTTCCCCGGGTACTCCATCGGTGGGTTGTCGGTTGGAGAGAGCCACCAGGAGATGTACAGGATCTTGGACTGTCTCAAGGGAGTGCTGCCCCAGCAGAAGCCCCGGTATCTCATGGGGGTGGGTCATCCCTCGAACCTGATGGAGGGCATATCCCGGGGGGTGGACATGTTCGACTGCGTGCTGCCCACCAGGAACGGCCGCAACGGTACGGTCTTCACTTCCAGGGGGAAGTTGAACGTGAAGAACCTCTCTTTGGCCGAGGACTTTACCCCCTTGGACCCGGAGTGCTCGTGTTACGCCTGCAGGAACTTCTCCAGGGCTTACATAAGGCACCTTTACAAGGCGGGGGAGATCTTGGCCATGAGGCTCTGCACATGGCACAACCTTCACTTCCTGGTGTCCCTGGTCGAGGGAGCCAGGAGGGCCATAATCGAAGGTACGTTCCCGGAGTACAAGGAGAGGTTCTTGCGGGTCTTTGAGGGGGATTCGGCGGATGGATGA
- a CDS encoding L-threonylcarbamoyladenylate synthase, whose amino-acid sequence MDEPLLETKVVEAHEDAVRLAADLILSGELVAFPTETVYGLGGDATNPSSAAKIYSVKGRPVDNPLIVHVGSLEEACGVGVMTDLAEMLCMAFWPGPLTVVVPAREVIPREVRGGLDTVAVRCPSHPVALALISASGVPIAAPSANRSGRPSPTDASAVMEDLGGLIPLILDGGPCRVGLESTVVDATSDVPVILRHGGVTAQELRDVAGEVLTVGGEELKRRSPGTRHRHYAPSVPVFLWAGGPVDIGSLGGGMVGYVGLEEPPCGVSHAVRARDVREYARELFRSFREMERMGVSAILAQVPPKGDPMGDALFDRLFRASGGRTAG is encoded by the coding sequence ATGGATGAGCCGTTGCTGGAGACCAAGGTCGTGGAGGCCCATGAGGATGCGGTGAGGCTTGCAGCGGACCTCATACTTTCCGGGGAGCTGGTGGCCTTTCCCACCGAGACGGTTTACGGCCTTGGTGGGGATGCCACCAATCCAAGTTCTGCCGCCAAGATATACTCCGTCAAGGGGCGCCCGGTGGATAACCCCCTTATAGTCCACGTGGGATCCCTAGAGGAGGCCTGCGGGGTAGGGGTGATGACGGACCTGGCGGAGATGCTTTGCATGGCGTTTTGGCCCGGGCCTCTCACGGTGGTGGTGCCCGCCAGGGAGGTGATCCCGCGGGAGGTTAGGGGCGGGCTTGACACCGTGGCGGTACGCTGCCCATCTCATCCGGTGGCGCTGGCGTTGATCTCGGCGAGCGGGGTTCCCATAGCGGCCCCCAGTGCCAACAGGAGCGGCCGTCCCAGCCCCACCGACGCATCGGCTGTTATGGAGGACCTTGGGGGCCTCATCCCCCTTATACTGGATGGAGGACCCTGCCGGGTGGGGCTGGAGTCCACCGTTGTGGATGCCACTTCGGACGTTCCGGTGATACTGCGCCATGGTGGGGTCACGGCTCAGGAGCTTAGGGATGTGGCGGGGGAGGTGCTCACCGTTGGCGGTGAGGAGCTTAAGAGGAGGTCCCCGGGTACGAGGCACAGGCACTACGCCCCGTCCGTCCCGGTGTTTCTTTGGGCCGGAGGCCCCGTGGACATTGGGTCTTTGGGGGGTGGAATGGTGGGTTACGTGGGGTTGGAGGAGCCTCCCTGCGGGGTTTCTCACGCGGTGAGGGCCCGCGACGTTAGGGAGTACGCCCGGGAGTTGTTCCGCTCGTTCCGGGAGATGGAACGCATGGGGGTATCCGCCATACTGGCCCAGGTCCCTCCCAAGGGGGATCCCATGGGGGATGCACTGTTCGACCGTCTTTTTAGGGCTTCCGGCGGCCGTACCGCGGGATGA